In Quercus robur chromosome 10, dhQueRobu3.1, whole genome shotgun sequence, a genomic segment contains:
- the LOC126702054 gene encoding BTB/POZ and TAZ domain-containing protein 3 isoform X1 produces the protein MASSDLDYPWPSSTGESFCGSFNIHLEEDNPADILPVLEVPSSSVSSKCNIPKPPSLPSKSCIRIKYSNRLSECSSVPKETKDTWDKLFKEGYGSDVYIITEEKSYILAHSSILSVASPVLGNILQQSKVKNGMRYIKIPGVPYQAAYAFIRFIYSSCYEEDEMKQFVLHLLVLSHSYSVPSLKRVCIYVLEQGWLTKENVIDVLQLARNCDAPRLSFICVHRIIRDFKTISSTEGWKVMKRANPALEQELLECLVEADSVSNKEGFCTGYVVDPWLNNLLMDPQYTNFLRKEDRLKRMEEKKVYLQLHEAMEALLHICRDGCRTIGPRDKVLKGSQVACGFPACKGLETLVRHFSSCKTRVPGGCVHCKRMWQLLELHSRLCNDHDSCKVPLCRHFKEKMQQQAKKDEARWRLLVSKVISAKNSLGPFSGRRSAFL, from the exons ATGGCTTCATCAGATCTTGACTATCCCTGGCCATCCTCAACTGGTGAATCCTTCTGTGGATCTTTTAATATACACCTAGAAGAAGATAATCCAGCCGATATTTTACCTGTGCTGGAAGTTCCCTCCTCTTCTGTATCCTCTAAATGTAATATTCCAAAACCACCTTCTCTCCCTAGTAAATCCTGTATTAGAATCAAATATTCCAATAGGCTTTCAGAGTGTAGCTCCGTCCCCAAGGAAACAAAAGATACATGGGACAAGCTTTTCAAGGAAGGATATGGTTCAGATGTCTATATTATTACAGAGGAAAAATCATATATTCTGGCTCATTCCAGTATTCTG AGTGTTGCATCTCCTGTGCTAGGGAATATTCTACAGCAATCAAAAGTTAAGAATGGTATGAGATACATCAAGATTCCCGGGGTGCCTTATCAAGCTGCCTATGCTTTTATCCGTTTTATTTACTCATCCTG CTATGAAGAGGATGAAATGAAGCAGTTTGTTCTCCATTTGTTGGTTTTATCACACTCCTACTCAGTCCCATCGCTGAAAAGAGTTTGTATATATGTTCTGGAGCAGGGCTGGCTGACCAAAGAAAACGTGATAGATGTACTTCAATTGGCAAGGAATTGTGATGCACCAcggctctctttcatttgtgttCATAGGATTATCAGAGACTTCAAAACTATATCTTCAACTGAAGGTTGGAAAGTAATGAAGCGGGCTAATCCTGCACTTGAACAAGAACTTCTAGAGTGCCTTGTTGAGGCAGATTCAGTAA GCAACAAGGAAGGTTTTTGCACTGGGTATGTGGTAGATCCCTGGCTCAACAACCTCCTAATGGATCCACAATATACTAACTTCCTG AGAAAAGAAGACCGATTGAAGagaatggaagagaaaaagGTGTACTTGCAACTGCATGAGGCAATGGAAGCCCTCCTTCACATATGCAGGGATGGGTGTAGAACAATAGGGCCTCGTGACAAGGTTCTGAAAGGAAGCCAGGTTGCTTGTGGTTTCCCAGCTTGCAAAGGGCTTGAGACTTTAGTCCGTCACTTCTCCAGTTGTAAGACCCGAGTTCCTGGTGGATGTGTTCACTGCAAGCGCATGTGGCAGCTGCTTGAATTGCATTCTCGCTTGTGCAATGACCATGATTCTTGCAAGGTCCCTCTTTGCAG GCATTTCAAGGAAAAAATGCAGCAGCAGGCGAAGAAAGATGAGGCTAGGTGGAGACTGTTGGTCAGCAAAGTGATATCTGCAAAGAATTCACTGGGGCCATTCTCAGGTCGGCGCTCTGCTTTTTTATGA
- the LOC126702054 gene encoding BTB/POZ and TAZ domain-containing protein 3 isoform X2, translated as MASSDLDYPWPSSTGESFCGSFNIHLEEDNPADILPVLEVPSSSVSSKCNIPKPPSLPSKSCIRIKYSNRLSECSSVPKETKDTWDKLFKEGYGSDVYIITEEKSYILAHSSILSVASPVLGNILQQSKVKNGMRYIKIPGVPYQAAYAFIRFIYSSCYEEDEMKQFVLHLLVLSHSYSVPSLKRVCIYVLEQGWLTKENVIDVLQLARNCDAPRLSFICVHRIIRDFKTISSTEGWKVMKRANPALEQELLECLVEADSRKEDRLKRMEEKKVYLQLHEAMEALLHICRDGCRTIGPRDKVLKGSQVACGFPACKGLETLVRHFSSCKTRVPGGCVHCKRMWQLLELHSRLCNDHDSCKVPLCRHFKEKMQQQAKKDEARWRLLVSKVISAKNSLGPFSGRRSAFL; from the exons ATGGCTTCATCAGATCTTGACTATCCCTGGCCATCCTCAACTGGTGAATCCTTCTGTGGATCTTTTAATATACACCTAGAAGAAGATAATCCAGCCGATATTTTACCTGTGCTGGAAGTTCCCTCCTCTTCTGTATCCTCTAAATGTAATATTCCAAAACCACCTTCTCTCCCTAGTAAATCCTGTATTAGAATCAAATATTCCAATAGGCTTTCAGAGTGTAGCTCCGTCCCCAAGGAAACAAAAGATACATGGGACAAGCTTTTCAAGGAAGGATATGGTTCAGATGTCTATATTATTACAGAGGAAAAATCATATATTCTGGCTCATTCCAGTATTCTG AGTGTTGCATCTCCTGTGCTAGGGAATATTCTACAGCAATCAAAAGTTAAGAATGGTATGAGATACATCAAGATTCCCGGGGTGCCTTATCAAGCTGCCTATGCTTTTATCCGTTTTATTTACTCATCCTG CTATGAAGAGGATGAAATGAAGCAGTTTGTTCTCCATTTGTTGGTTTTATCACACTCCTACTCAGTCCCATCGCTGAAAAGAGTTTGTATATATGTTCTGGAGCAGGGCTGGCTGACCAAAGAAAACGTGATAGATGTACTTCAATTGGCAAGGAATTGTGATGCACCAcggctctctttcatttgtgttCATAGGATTATCAGAGACTTCAAAACTATATCTTCAACTGAAGGTTGGAAAGTAATGAAGCGGGCTAATCCTGCACTTGAACAAGAACTTCTAGAGTGCCTTGTTGAGGCAGATTCA AGAAAAGAAGACCGATTGAAGagaatggaagagaaaaagGTGTACTTGCAACTGCATGAGGCAATGGAAGCCCTCCTTCACATATGCAGGGATGGGTGTAGAACAATAGGGCCTCGTGACAAGGTTCTGAAAGGAAGCCAGGTTGCTTGTGGTTTCCCAGCTTGCAAAGGGCTTGAGACTTTAGTCCGTCACTTCTCCAGTTGTAAGACCCGAGTTCCTGGTGGATGTGTTCACTGCAAGCGCATGTGGCAGCTGCTTGAATTGCATTCTCGCTTGTGCAATGACCATGATTCTTGCAAGGTCCCTCTTTGCAG GCATTTCAAGGAAAAAATGCAGCAGCAGGCGAAGAAAGATGAGGCTAGGTGGAGACTGTTGGTCAGCAAAGTGATATCTGCAAAGAATTCACTGGGGCCATTCTCAGGTCGGCGCTCTGCTTTTTTATGA